A genome region from Methylohalobius crimeensis 10Ki includes the following:
- a CDS encoding transposase gives MAYDPDLHHRRTIRLPGYDYSRAGSYFVTICTRNRECLFGDIVDGEMRLNEAGQIVAEEWMKTAEIRDEIELDEWVIMPNHIHGVVVISDGASLSQRCCRGDRPVAPTIRRRGSPKGQQSRSISAVVAGFKSVATKRINVLRQTPGAVLWQRNYYEHIIRDEESLNRIRQYIAVNPMNWPDDPENPGP, from the coding sequence ATGGCATACGATCCCGACCTCCACCATCGCCGCACCATTCGTTTGCCGGGATATGATTATTCCCGGGCCGGGTCTTATTTCGTGACGATTTGTACCCGAAATCGAGAATGCCTATTCGGGGATATTGTGGATGGGGAAATGCGGCTGAATGAGGCGGGGCAAATCGTTGCCGAAGAATGGATGAAAACCGCCGAAATTCGCGATGAAATCGAATTGGATGAATGGGTGATCATGCCCAACCATATCCACGGGGTTGTGGTGATCAGCGATGGGGCGTCATTATCGCAACGTTGCTGTAGGGGCGACCGGCCGGTCGCCCCTACCATTCGCCGGAGGGGCTCCCCTAAGGGACAGCAATCACGGTCCATCAGTGCGGTTGTGGCCGGATTCAAATCCGTCGCCACCAAACGTATCAATGTCTTGCGCCAAACACCTGGTGCGGTATTGTGGCAGCGAAATTATTACGAACATATCATTCGCGACGAGGAATCCTTGAACCGAATCCGGCAATATATTGCTGTC
- a CDS encoding heme biosynthesis HemY N-terminal domain-containing protein: MQAWKKQLILWTVILVLAAGAAALLPGLKLLRDAGYTLIGWGRWEIELTTLTLALIVVIGFILFYAALRLISLAVNFPLQQKQKKEARQREAAFRRLVEGMREAAEGNWERAEKTLIENAAVSSQSLAHYLTAARFAHHRGAKSERDTYLKQAYEAEPDAQLAVRLTEAELHLADENFDQALESLTQLEKVAPRNARVLRLLHEAYAKLEDWEALHKLLPRLHENKVLLEAEVHLLELETYSAMLRERSAAGDAETLQAHWQELPEHMRQLPDLQAIYFAAMIECGAGERIEAPLRAALEKHWEAPLLILYGGLELSDVAAQLQQAEQWLKRHPDDPVLLQVLGKLAWRTGQSEQAETYLHRSLKIQPSVEAYRLLGDLLEEKNAWKDACECYRRGMMLASQAVIEEVQAHPEG; this comes from the coding sequence ATGCAGGCGTGGAAAAAGCAGCTTATCCTCTGGACCGTCATTTTGGTGCTCGCGGCGGGCGCCGCCGCCCTGCTGCCCGGTTTGAAACTGTTGCGCGACGCCGGTTACACCTTGATCGGCTGGGGGCGGTGGGAGATCGAACTGACCACGCTCACCTTGGCGTTGATCGTGGTCATCGGATTTATTCTGTTTTATGCCGCCTTGCGCTTGATCAGCTTGGCGGTCAATTTTCCCCTTCAGCAAAAGCAGAAGAAAGAGGCCCGGCAGCGGGAAGCCGCCTTTCGCCGTTTGGTGGAAGGCATGCGCGAGGCCGCCGAGGGCAATTGGGAGCGGGCCGAAAAGACACTGATCGAGAACGCCGCCGTCAGTAGCCAGTCCTTGGCCCATTATTTGACCGCCGCTCGATTCGCCCACCACCGCGGCGCCAAGTCCGAGCGCGACACCTATCTGAAGCAGGCCTACGAGGCGGAACCGGATGCTCAATTGGCGGTTCGCTTGACCGAGGCCGAATTGCACCTGGCCGATGAAAATTTCGACCAGGCGCTCGAATCCCTCACCCAGTTGGAGAAAGTCGCTCCCCGCAACGCGCGGGTGCTGCGTCTGCTGCACGAGGCCTACGCCAAGCTGGAGGACTGGGAAGCGCTGCACAAGCTGTTGCCTCGTCTCCATGAAAACAAAGTGCTCCTGGAAGCGGAAGTCCACTTGCTGGAACTGGAAACCTACAGCGCGATGCTGAGGGAGCGGTCCGCGGCCGGGGACGCCGAGACGCTGCAGGCGCACTGGCAGGAACTGCCCGAGCATATGCGGCAATTACCCGATCTCCAGGCCATCTATTTCGCCGCCATGATCGAATGCGGCGCCGGCGAGCGCATCGAAGCTCCGTTGCGCGCAGCGCTGGAAAAACATTGGGAGGCACCGCTGTTGATCCTATACGGCGGTCTCGAGTTGTCCGATGTCGCCGCGCAGCTGCAGCAAGCCGAGCAGTGGCTGAAACGGCATCCGGATGATCCGGTCCTGCTTCAGGTGCTCGGTAAACTCGCTTGGCGTACCGGCCAATCCGAGCAAGCCGAGACATATCTCCACCGCAGCCTGAAAATCCAGCCTTCGGTCGAAGCCTACCGCTTGCTGGGAGATCTACTGGAGGAAAAAAATGCCTGGAAAGACGCCTGTGAATGTTACCGGCGCGGCATGATGCTGGCCTCGCAGGCGGTAATCGAAGAAGTCCAGGCCCATCCCGAGGGGTAG